GTTCTGGTTTGAGGGTTGGCAACGTCCTTCCTTTTTGGAAATTAGATTTGTGGCTGAGCTGCTCTAAAAGCACTCGCTCAGTAACATTCAGATCTTATCTCCACCAAAACTGTTCTAATGCTGCTGCACGTCAGTTTTTCTCACCTCACAGTAATATTGACAGATATATATAATATTGGCCGAAACTCTTCTCTTCCATGTTTCCCACGTCACCTGAATGCAGCATCAGTGTGGAGCTATCAAACTGACACAGTGTGATAATAACTTATTTTTTAATCTTAACTGATTTCAAACTGCAAGTTGCTGCTTGTTCTTGAGGTTTTTCTGGTCTCAGCTCGTCACTGGGACTCAGGAATCGGTTTTATAATCAAAGACGACAAAACTTATAAACTAAACATAAACTTCAGGAGTATGAGTGTATtgttggggcggctgtggctcaggaggtagagctcGGCGTCCAATAAAGGTCGTTGGTTCGATCCCTTGCTCCTCCAATGGGAGTGCCGAGGTGTCTTTGGACAGGACAAACCAACCCCAAATTGCCGGCACTGTGTGAAACTAATATCACAATGTGTGTTGTCGTGAGATGAATGTGACGGTGCAACCatttagttaaacatgtgacaacacacagattaaaaaaaacacacactcctttCACAAACAACTCATCTTTGCGAAATGCAGTAAAGCCGGAAaaaccctctctcctcttcctgctctcaaACACAACAAGCTCCACCCTGTCCAGGCTCCTCCCCTGCACAGATCTGTAAGTATAAGGACAGGCTCGAACAGCATGGAGTGAAATACAGGAAATGAGTCACTCAAGTAAAGTGaaccagagcaggaggagcagcgatttgttttccttctgaGCGCAGGCTTTGTTTCTGCTCCGAGTGAAACTCTTTGACATTCACTGTCACAGGGTGGGGAAATGGCGCAGCAAGAAAATCAACTGGACGGAAAACAGTTCTGCtgttcgatctgtctggatctgCTGAAGGTTCCCGTGACTATTccctgtggacacagctactgcaTGGGCTGTATCAATACCCACTGGACCAATGAGGACAAGAAGGGAACCCACAGCTGCCCTCAGTGTCGACAGAgcttcacaccgaggcctgtcctggtgAAAAACACTATGTTGGCCTATTTAGTGCAGGACCTGAGGAAGTCCGGACTTCAAGCCACTCCTGCTGACAGCTGCTGTTACGCCGGAGCcgaagatgtggcctgtgacgtctgcactgggagaaaactgaaagccctcaagtcctgtttggtttgtctggtctcttattgtgaaaaacacctgcAGCCTCATTACGAAGCAGCTCCGTTtgagaagcacaagctggtggagccctcagagaagctccaggagaacatctgctcccttcacggcgaggtgatgaagatgttctgccgcaccGATCAGCAGTGCATCTGTTACCTCTGCCCTGTGGATGAACACAAAGGCCACGACACGGTGTCAGCGGCAGCAGAAAGGACCGAGAGGcagagggagctggagctgagcaGGGAGAagatccagcagagagtccaggacagagagaaagatgtgaaggagcttcagcaggaggaggaggccgtcaACGGCTCTGCTGacaaagcagtggaggacagtgaggagatcttcactgagctgatccgtctgctggagaaaagaagctctgatgtgaggcagcagatcagatcccagcaggaaaccAAGGTGAGTCAAGTCAGAGAGCTCCAGGagcgactggagcaggagatcactgagctgaagaggagagaCGCTGAGCTGAAGCAGCTCATGTGCACCGAGGATAACAACCAGTTCCTGCAGAGCTACTCCTCCCTGTCCCCCCTCAGAGAGTCCACACACTCGTCCAGCATCAGCACCCGGCCTCAGAGGTACTTTGAGGATCTGATGGTCGCCGTGTCAAAGGTCGGAGATCAGCttcaggacattctgagtgagacacgGACAAATGATTCGCCAACTCCGGCTGTTGTTTTACTGTCACAACGAGAGCCcaagaccagagctgacttcctAAAGTATTCACAGGAACTGAcgctggatccaaacacagcaaacacgCGTCTCTTATTATCTGAGGGGAACAGAAAAGCAACGTTTATGAACAAAAAGCAGTGTTACCCTTGGCACCCGGACCGATTCGCGATCTGGTGTCAGGTCCTGAGCAGGGAGGGTCTGACGGGACGCTgctactgggaggtggagtggagaggaagaggagtttacGTCGCTGTCGCCTACAAGAACATCAGCAGAGCGGGGAACTCGTGCGAATGTGGATTTGGACTCAACGACAAATCCTGGACGTTAGATTGTGACCGTTACAGTTATAACTTTTACCACAACAATGCCAAAACTCCGGTGTCGGGTCCGCAGTGCTCCCGAGTCGGAGTGTACCTGGACCACGGCGCCGgagttctgtccttctacagcgtgTCCACCGCCATGAcactcctccacagagtccagaccacgtTCACTCAGCCGCTCCACGCTGGACTGTGGCTTTACTACGGAGACACAGCTGAGTTCTCTGGCCTCAAATAGACTGGAGGTGTTTTGAGAGAGATGCTTGATCTTCTTaggtctccatgtttgttgctCACAGCTTGTTGACATCTCTGCTTtgcacctgtcaatcaaaatgtacTTTGACATCCGGGAtctgtgtttgttcatgtgGCACCATTATAACTGGAAAGATTTATTCAAGCTGAGAACTCTGGGAATTTAACATAATTTTATAATCAgctctaaataataataatagttaaaattataataatacatcacatttacagtatataGAGGTTGTTCTATCATTCTTAAAGATGCAGGTTTAAATATGAACATATGAAATATGgacttttgtctttttcaaacTGAATATCCATCTCTCCCAAGTGCCTTACACATCAATTCAGacatttattagggcccgagcaccgaaatcggtgggaggccctattgaaattgaaattattattattattattcttttttttctcttgcttaaatgaattggctttttgagggctttaattgtttttaaattacgTTTCAAATTATTTATAAGTCAAGTCAACCCTGACCTTTGCTcttcatcatttgtttttttcaccttCTGACTTATCAACTTTTGTTTATCCAGCTTTAGTCTTGCAAAATCTGGTGTTTTTCCAAATTGTGAAATTCTGTGCGGATCCAGATAATGTTTTGGACTCTGTGAAAGTATTTTTGGGGGGTTACATATTTTTTCGGTTACAGTACGATAACAGATATTCCTTTCTGCTCTGTCAGAGAATTCCTATTTTCCCGGTGATTAAGGTAAATGgtttacagaaaatgtttgtatgtatgtatctgatctaaatacatgtatttgcactatggtgataaagtggccaatcagccttggtggaggtttgtgccCTTTCTGCCCTTTAGCGGATATTTTGCTTTCTCATGGTTCTGAATTTGCACATTTTATGTAAAACTTGTTGCTTAACAGCTCTGGACATGCAAAAGTCACTCTGTTCAAAATGTGCAAAAGTTGGACAGAGTGAGAATAAACTGGTCCCTGAACAACATTCCTGAGTCTGTGAACTTAGTTTCACATCGACAAGACAAATGGTGAAATAAACGAGGATTCAAAACTGTTGTTCAAACAGACAACTGGAAATCTTTCGACCttatctgtgttgtttttttgcctttAGCCGGAAATGACTAATTCAGCTTTTCTCAAAGGTCAATGAAGGTATAGATCAACATTTTTAGGAAAGACTGATTCCAGTTGATCTATTTTTCATTTATCCTGACGCATAACCCTCGATAAGACGGCACATTTTGTACAAACCAATAAACCTTGTTATGATGATCTCTTTGCTTCCTGTTGATTCTACCACTGCAGTCATTCATGCAACATTTCAAAAGCCTCCACCCGCAACCTCTCATCCTCGCCTCCCCTCTCCCTGAGCTCCATGTTTTCTACTGGGCAGTGACGAGGTCGGGGCATCATTCTTTCAATGCTCCACTCTACGTGAGTCTTCTGACCGAAATCTCTTTTATCTCCCTCTCACGCAGCTTTCACCTATTTCTACAAGGGCAGCAATTACTGGAGGTTTGACAACCACAAGACAGAAGCAGACAAGGGCTTCCCTCGCTCCATCCTGAAGGACTTCATGGGCTGCACGGGCGCTCCTGACCCGCCGCCCGACACGGACACGGAGGTGGAAGCCAAAGACAAACCAGTGAAGCCTTCGGACCGAGGCAAAGACGAGCACAAAGAGCCGGATCAAGACACGAACGCAGAGGAAGAGCCCAGCACGAAGCCCGATGGCACCGAGGGAGAGGACGACCAAGACGTGAACGTTGTGGTGTCGATGGACGACAACGAGTCAAAGATCATGACTCTGATCATGGTGACGGTTCCTCTCGTGCTCATCCTGTGCATCCTCGTCCTGGTCTACGCCATCCTCAGGACTCTGAAGAACAAAGAAACGCCGAGGGCCTTGGTGCACTGCAAGCGCTCGCTGCAGGACTGGGTGTGAcgcacagaggtggaggaggtggaacaGGTGTTGATCATTTGTCGCTGGCATCACATTTTTACGCACGACTGAAAGAGGCTTTGACGCAGTACTAAAGTCTGACAAAGCTGAGGAAGAGTCACCTTTTTGAATCCCATTCATTGTGAGAACTTGAAATAATCCTAAAGTTGTAGAGTTGGTGCTTGTGGACCTACAGTATACATTTCCTTCTAGTGGCCTTGAGGTTTTATTACTGTGCCTCCCTCTGTGCCTTTCAGATGTCTGACAACttctatttcttataaaatCATGCCTGTTTAcaacacaacttaaaaaaatCACCAAATGTGTTTAAAGACACGAGACTAATCATACAAAGAAGGGACAGATGTTGTATTTGTAGTTTAAATGCAGAAAAAGTCGATAATGCACATAGATTaaccagatgaacacacacacactgtacaaacacacaaacgtgtgCTTACAGCTATTAAAACACAAAGCGAACACATTCACTAATAAGACAaactttttattacatttgaatCAACAAGTTTGACACTTTCCTTCTGAGAATTTgcacttttctttctgttttttgttgtttttgttttgttgaggttgcttcactgtgtgtgtgtgtgtgtgtgagttcgtGCAAACTGAGTTtatcaaacacacccacacacacacacacacatacacaaacactagCAGGAGAAGCTTGTCCTCGACCTGTGCAGGAATGTCTAACAGCTGTGTGCGTCCATGGCTGCCCTTCTCCCACTGAGCCCATTTTGTctgccctcacacacacaccagtatcaCATGatctaaaaagaagaaaaccacCTCACTGCACtcatgtgtgcatgcatgtccacatgtgcaacacacacacacacacacacacacacacacacacacacacagacacagaacgaCCACTTCCCTAGACAAAGGCACATAGAGTTtttgctcacagacacacaggctccagcctccctctcctcccaccactgccacaatatcaaataaaaacacgatCCCAGTGGAGACTTATTGATTTACGACTGGTTTTGAGGCTGGGATGAAATataagaggggtggggggggggggggggggggcaattaaATCACTTTTAAAGTATAGAATAGAAAAAAAGCGATCTGTGAAGAGTAGAAAACACAGCAACAttatgtgtctctctctatctcctcttctcctctccatgctgcagctgaacggAGTCCGAGCTCATTTCAGTGTGCAGCCTGCAGGCGGGAGGAGAAATGGATCAGGGGTCTGGTTTCCATTAAAGCCACATGTTGCTGATTTAGTAATGTCAGGcacgggagagagaggggagaggggagtggAGGGAAAAATGCAAAAGGGAGGAGGTATTAAAAAAGACGGTGGTGTGGAGGGAAAGGAACGAGAGATTAAGGAGCGGAGAGGGAggtagaaggggggggggaccagtttttcatttctgagggaggggggaggttgGAAGGATGTCGGGGAGGGGCAGCGCTGGCGTTGCGTCTCCTGACCTACATTTGGACATGAAGTCGACTCCTCTCTCTTTCAACTCGTCTTGTTTGTGCTCTGCTTGTTGTCATGAGCGAGAGAtgacttcctctctccctcccttgctcttatttgataatttttttcaatctgtcccttttttctttaatttctgcTTCTGTGCTCCTGAAACCTTTGAATTTTCTTTCTCCACTCTTGTGTGATAGTCCTCTCGAGCGTTTAAAAGACGATCcgtgcacacaaacatctgcaggACGTGATCCTGTCTGAACGTGTATTTTCTCCATTGGgcctctcactgtctctctctgtctctctttaccTGTGTCTGTGTAAAGCCACTGTTCACATGCTACAATCATTAacccttttttctttatatcTGTGCCTTTACATTGTGcttgtattttgttttacatgtgtCGTTTTGTGCCTTAAAGACCGATTCATGCTTCTGAGTTGAATCTCGGCTCCGGCGTAGCTCCGACACAGAACCATGAATCGGCCTTATGTCTGTGaacattggggggggggaattgtttTTAACTATAAATAGCATGAGGGACcattttaaaagtgtgtttcttcttctttttctttaaactTTGCTTATAATTTGTAGTTTTGTACATTTTTGTAGATTATTACTACCATGTTGATGCATGCGGGGCATGTTCTGTTAGTCCTGAGTAGAGTCCATTGAatgatttcacaataaaactcaCAGGTAAATGCAACACAATGCTGCAGTTGTGTGCAGTTTATggctttttttgtgttcttgtttATTGCTTCAGGTTCTTGTAATTACGTTttaatcctgctgcgcaaatgtcAAGTTCAAGAAGTCGATTGTTCTTTTGGCCACAAGAGGGAATCATTGTTCATAAAATGATGctgacatcaacacaaacagaacaataATCTCATAAAGTAAAGCAGAAAAtaacagtaaaaatgttgattGTGTGCTTATACACAGATGGAATGCTGTAAAGTAAGTATGGACGTTTACTGCAGCACTGAATTAAGTGTTTCCATTTTATGTGACActacatttctttttaaaggTTATTATAATGCTGCTTAATACTTTTTTTACTAGTGTTTTAGAGGCGGTAGTGgaatacaataaatatatatatacattacatttaatttagctgatgctttatCCAAAGCTActaacaataagtgcattccACCATGAGGGTAGAACccagaaaaacaagaatcaagtaagtTAAATTTGCTTGAAACAGGCCAAACTACAAGTTCTACATGTAAGTGcaactaaaaataaattgtaaattatatatatatatgtatatatatattgaatataaTAAGGTATAAGTAAAAAATGCCTTAAATTACTATATTCACCTCCACTAAGGAAGTTACGTTTTAGTCGGCATGATTACATATAAACTACTAGATGGATTAACATGACACTTTGTGGAATGATGCTAAATTGTGGGTCTGAATCCCACCGTCCGAAtgtaatgtatttgtgtgtctgtgtgtgcacatgagatctgtgtgtcactgcctctgtctgctgtgaGAGAGTGACGGCACCTCCCTGCACGTCTTCACGTCAGAGGTAATCAGGATGAGCTTCTGTCACAGATCATCCACTGCAGCTTGACCTCGTCCTCCGCTTTCTCTTTCACCtcatttaataaaacaatgatCAATAGTGTCTGATCAACTCAGATTTTCCCTGATGGGGGAGAAAACAGTTTCCCTCCTCttcgctctcttcctctctccggAGTCCTTGCCCCGACCTGCCCTGTCCTCCATGTGATCCAGCTGTTCATTTAGGATTGAGGCCAGTGTGGAGCTGCCTCTTCCAGCCAAGGGTCTGTGTCATGGACATGTTCCCCCAGCTTATCCCCTGCTGAGCTGATAATGGGATCTGCCTCCTGCCTCAGGTGCAGCAGAGGTTCTCGTGTGGTTCCCACtctgcagcagaacaacaggACGTCTGACCCAGTGAATGTTTCTCCACCTCTCCAGGGCTCGACCTTCCCGACTGTTACCCGACATGTGCAGTTCACCATGACTGCTGCTCAGGTTGTTTATCTGGAGCTCCTC
Above is a genomic segment from Pleuronectes platessa chromosome 7, fPlePla1.1, whole genome shotgun sequence containing:
- the LOC128445080 gene encoding tripartite motif-containing protein 16-like, producing MAQQENQLDGKQFCCSICLDLLKVPVTIPCGHSYCMGCINTHWTNEDKKGTHSCPQCRQSFTPRPVLVKNTMLAYLVQDLRKSGLQATPADSCCYAGAEDVACDVCTGRKLKALKSCLVCLVSYCEKHLQPHYEAAPFEKHKLVEPSEKLQENICSLHGEVMKMFCRTDQQCICYLCPVDEHKGHDTVSAAAERTERQRELELSREKIQQRVQDREKDVKELQQEEEAVNGSADKAVEDSEEIFTELIRLLEKRSSDVRQQIRSQQETKVSQVRELQERLEQEITELKRRDAELKQLMCTEDNNQFLQSYSSLSPLRESTHSSSISTRPQRYFEDLMVAVSKVGDQLQDILSETRTNDSPTPAVVLLSQREPKTRADFLKYSQELTLDPNTANTRLLLSEGNRKATFMNKKQCYPWHPDRFAIWCQVLSREGLTGRCYWEVEWRGRGVYVAVAYKNISRAGNSCECGFGLNDKSWTLDCDRYSYNFYHNNAKTPVSGPQCSRVGVYLDHGAGVLSFYSVSTAMTLLHRVQTTFTQPLHAGLWLYYGDTAEFSGLK